One window from the genome of Hyalangium minutum encodes:
- a CDS encoding family 43 glycosylhydrolase, whose translation MVIPSRLQATSWKAAVLLHVMVCGLFLLIAPRAHASGTFVNPLNTSADPWMQYHNGYYYLATTQGSSIKIWKAASISGLLTASPTTVWTGCCNVWAAEFHLLNGPNGLRWYLYYTKDDGVDVNHRMYVLESSGTDPLGPYTDKGRIATDPNNQYYAIDGSVLRKSDGSLYFLWAGHPGHLLYIAPMSNPWTISGARANLPASGFGCTEVREGPVVLQRNGRIFLTYSACDTGKPDYRLGMLTANESSNVMNPASWTQTAVPVFQRNDANGAFGPGHHGFFKSPDGTEDWIIYHAKTTAEFTYNGRTTRAQRITWNSDGTPNLGSPVSLGATLTKPSGDNGPSPITLNDNATGTGLQQFEYTGSWNYGPSCGVGCYQGDDHYSNTANASVQVRFNGTQIVLYGAKDPSHGIGAVSIDGGPETLVDFYQSPRQGHQAMYISPVLSPGPHTLKLRVTGTKNGASGGYYLTIDRVDISASATDATRYEAEHAQLTNARVAAIASASNGQKAGYIDSADSAVRFTVNVPKAGTHAVTVRYGNGWGASSHNVSVNGGVPFSVNYANNGVDVWTSLTLQVPLNAGNNTLSFTKGSNFTELDYLELPRYEAENATISRAAIASHASASNGQKVGYIDYADSFVEFRVNVPSAGTYTLRTLYSNGWGSSSHNISVNGGASFSQSYANNGVDVWTAATTTVNLNAGTNTIRFTKGAQFTELDYIEVYR comes from the coding sequence ATGGTGATCCCCTCGCGCCTTCAAGCCACCTCGTGGAAGGCCGCTGTGCTGCTGCACGTGATGGTGTGCGGCCTATTCTTGCTCATCGCGCCGCGTGCCCACGCATCGGGGACGTTCGTCAACCCGCTGAACACCAGCGCGGACCCGTGGATGCAGTACCACAATGGCTACTACTACCTGGCCACCACCCAGGGGAGCTCGATCAAGATCTGGAAGGCGGCGTCGATCTCGGGCCTGCTGACAGCCTCTCCGACGACCGTGTGGACCGGGTGCTGCAACGTCTGGGCAGCCGAGTTCCACCTGCTCAATGGTCCCAACGGCCTCCGCTGGTACCTCTACTACACCAAGGACGACGGGGTTGACGTCAACCACCGCATGTATGTCCTGGAGAGCAGCGGGACGGATCCGCTCGGCCCCTACACGGACAAGGGCCGGATCGCGACTGATCCCAACAACCAGTACTACGCCATCGACGGCAGTGTCCTGCGCAAGAGCGACGGCTCGCTGTACTTCCTATGGGCCGGGCACCCGGGGCACCTGCTCTACATCGCACCGATGAGCAACCCGTGGACCATCAGCGGCGCCCGGGCCAACCTCCCCGCGTCTGGCTTTGGATGCACCGAGGTGCGTGAAGGCCCGGTGGTTCTCCAGCGCAACGGCCGGATCTTCCTGACCTACTCCGCCTGCGATACGGGCAAGCCGGACTACAGGCTCGGCATGCTCACCGCCAACGAGAGCAGCAACGTGATGAACCCCGCCTCCTGGACACAGACGGCCGTCCCGGTGTTCCAGCGCAACGATGCCAACGGGGCCTTCGGGCCCGGGCACCATGGGTTTTTCAAGTCGCCCGATGGGACCGAGGACTGGATCATCTATCACGCGAAGACCACCGCCGAGTTCACGTACAACGGCCGCACGACCCGCGCGCAGCGCATCACCTGGAACTCCGACGGGACGCCGAACCTCGGCAGCCCGGTGTCTCTCGGCGCCACGCTGACCAAGCCCTCGGGAGACAACGGGCCCAGCCCCATCACGCTGAACGACAACGCCACCGGCACGGGCCTCCAGCAGTTCGAGTACACCGGGAGTTGGAACTACGGACCTTCCTGCGGGGTCGGCTGCTATCAGGGGGATGATCACTACTCCAACACCGCCAACGCCTCCGTGCAGGTGCGCTTCAACGGCACGCAGATCGTCCTCTATGGCGCGAAGGATCCCTCCCACGGCATCGGGGCGGTCTCGATCGATGGGGGGCCGGAGACGCTCGTGGACTTCTACCAGTCACCGCGCCAGGGCCATCAGGCCATGTACATCAGCCCCGTGCTCAGCCCTGGCCCGCACACGCTCAAGCTCCGTGTCACCGGCACCAAGAATGGGGCCTCCGGTGGCTACTACCTCACGATCGATCGGGTCGACATCAGCGCCAGCGCGACCGACGCCACCCGGTACGAGGCCGAGCACGCGCAGTTGACGAATGCCCGTGTCGCCGCCATCGCGAGCGCGTCGAATGGGCAGAAGGCTGGGTACATCGACTCCGCGGACAGCGCGGTGCGCTTCACCGTCAACGTCCCCAAGGCCGGCACGCACGCGGTGACCGTGCGTTATGGCAATGGCTGGGGCGCTAGCAGCCACAATGTCTCGGTCAACGGGGGTGTGCCCTTCAGCGTGAACTATGCCAACAACGGCGTGGATGTCTGGACGTCGCTAACGCTGCAGGTCCCCCTGAACGCTGGGAACAACACGCTCTCCTTCACGAAGGGCAGCAACTTCACCGAGCTGGACTACCTCGAGCTGCCCCGCTACGAGGCCGAGAACGCGACGATCTCTCGCGCCGCGATCGCCTCCCACGCCAGCGCGTCGAACGGCCAGAAGGTCGGCTACATCGACTACGCGGACAGTTTCGTGGAGTTCCGGGTCAATGTCCCCAGCGCGGGCACCTATACCCTGCGCACGCTCTACAGCAATGGCTGGGGGAGCAGCAGCCACAACATCTCGGTCAATGGAGGCGCTTCCTTCAGCCAGAGCTATGCCAACAATGGCGTCGATGTCTGGACGGCGGCCACCACCACCGTGAACCTCAACGCGGGCACCAACACGATCCGTTTCACGAAAGGGGCCCAGTTCACAGAGCTCGACTACATCGAGGTCTATCGGTAG
- the tssK gene encoding type VI secretion system baseplate subunit TssK produces MTHAHDLPAAVQWHEGMLLAPQHFQQQDRRHEALLQLHLSLAMPFHWGVRQLQYDRSLLAAGTLQLQELEAVLPDGLILSHRMGEAGELRLALHGLQGVDWQRPIRLHVAVASERGSAPGPSRFISTTSEPLADESTGSLPLRIAQLQPRLALFAGPPPAGYCALPLLEVRREHEAFAVEDYLPPLLTVPFDSPLAEGCDRLALRIRQKATSLVEQLHTQEAESAQLAGGPHLLRWLVAGLPAFEAVLRTGTAHPFSLYLALCALAGHLAPLSEGRIPPAFPAYEHLDLRRSFQAVLSFIESTLEQGVSEAYTRVQLTPEGGGFSTRILPQWTDRELVLEVHGRAGTTRQQVLGWMAGCRIGSESRHRVMRETRTLGARRELIDSRPGLVPRSGTLLFSLESSSAFIRPDERLVLENILEPGEVHAPAEVFLLIRNDR; encoded by the coding sequence ATGACTCACGCTCACGATCTTCCCGCTGCGGTGCAGTGGCACGAAGGGATGTTGCTCGCGCCTCAGCACTTTCAGCAGCAGGACCGCCGCCACGAGGCCCTCCTTCAGCTCCACCTCAGCCTGGCCATGCCCTTCCACTGGGGCGTGCGCCAGCTCCAGTATGATCGCTCGCTGTTGGCCGCAGGCACGCTCCAGTTGCAGGAGCTGGAGGCGGTGCTTCCGGATGGGCTCATCCTCTCCCACCGGATGGGCGAGGCGGGCGAGCTGCGGCTGGCGCTCCATGGCCTGCAGGGGGTGGACTGGCAGCGTCCCATACGCCTGCATGTCGCGGTGGCCTCCGAGAGAGGCAGCGCCCCCGGCCCCAGCCGCTTCATCTCCACCACGAGCGAGCCGCTCGCCGACGAGAGCACAGGCAGCCTGCCGCTGCGCATTGCTCAGCTCCAGCCACGGCTCGCGCTGTTCGCGGGCCCGCCTCCCGCCGGCTACTGCGCGCTCCCGCTGCTCGAGGTCCGCCGCGAGCACGAAGCCTTCGCCGTGGAGGACTACCTGCCCCCGCTGCTGACGGTGCCCTTCGACTCTCCGCTGGCGGAGGGGTGTGATCGGCTCGCCCTGCGCATCCGGCAGAAGGCCACCAGCCTGGTGGAGCAGCTCCACACCCAGGAGGCCGAGTCCGCGCAGCTCGCCGGGGGCCCGCACCTGCTGCGCTGGCTCGTGGCCGGGCTCCCGGCCTTCGAGGCCGTGCTCCGCACGGGCACCGCCCATCCCTTCAGCCTCTACCTGGCGCTGTGCGCGCTGGCCGGACACCTCGCCCCCCTGAGCGAGGGCCGCATCCCTCCGGCCTTCCCCGCCTACGAGCACCTGGACCTCCGGCGCTCCTTCCAGGCGGTCCTCTCCTTCATCGAGAGCACGCTGGAGCAAGGCGTCTCGGAGGCCTACACCCGCGTCCAGCTCACGCCCGAGGGTGGCGGCTTCAGCACGCGCATCCTGCCCCAGTGGACGGACCGCGAGCTGGTGCTCGAGGTGCACGGCCGGGCGGGGACGACGCGCCAGCAGGTGCTCGGGTGGATGGCGGGGTGCCGCATCGGCTCGGAGAGCCGCCACCGGGTGATGCGGGAGACGCGCACGCTCGGGGCCCGCCGCGAGCTCATCGACAGCCGGCCGGGCCTGGTGCCCCGCTCCGGCACGCTCCTGTTCTCCCTGGAGTCCAGCTCCGCCTTCATCCGCCCGGATGAGCGGCTGGTGCTCGAGAACATCCTCGAGCCGGGCGAAGTGCATGCCCCCGCCGAGGTCTTCCTGCTCATTCGCAACGACAGGTAA
- a CDS encoding DotU family type IV/VI secretion system protein — protein MTHSALPTGAEALGASPLVSRARELFAELLQLRQQLQALSVPSRFTAKAPPGPSIDEIWRRLRERIQEQTGLAGAPRGSLLERHLEECRYVLTSFADELLVHTEWYGREAWQQHLLEDELFGTHEAGDRIFADVERLLRERDPARAELAGVYLMALSLGFEGRYRGLGSEALLQDLQRQLFALVFQRPPEPDTRPQHLVDEAYAHTRDERTDRRFARRWPWAAAIATVLVGAVSTSLVLALSPSSPPSPTAISSSLPETHP, from the coding sequence ATGACACACTCTGCCCTGCCCACCGGCGCCGAGGCGCTCGGAGCCTCTCCTCTTGTCTCGAGAGCCCGCGAGCTGTTCGCGGAGCTCCTTCAGCTGCGCCAGCAACTCCAGGCGCTGTCCGTCCCCAGCCGCTTCACGGCCAAGGCTCCGCCGGGCCCCAGCATCGACGAGATCTGGCGAAGGCTGCGGGAGCGCATCCAGGAGCAGACGGGCCTCGCGGGCGCTCCCCGCGGCTCGCTGCTGGAGCGCCACCTCGAGGAGTGCCGCTATGTGCTCACCTCCTTCGCCGACGAGCTGCTCGTCCACACGGAGTGGTACGGCCGGGAAGCGTGGCAGCAGCACCTGCTGGAGGATGAGCTCTTCGGCACGCACGAGGCCGGTGATCGCATCTTCGCGGACGTGGAGCGGCTGCTGCGAGAGCGGGATCCCGCGCGCGCCGAGCTCGCAGGGGTGTACCTGATGGCGCTCTCGCTGGGCTTCGAGGGCCGGTACCGAGGGCTCGGCAGCGAGGCCCTTCTCCAGGATCTGCAGCGCCAGCTCTTCGCGCTCGTCTTCCAGCGGCCGCCCGAGCCGGACACCCGCCCCCAGCACCTGGTGGACGAGGCCTACGCCCACACCCGGGACGAGCGGACGGATCGGCGGTTCGCGCGCCGGTGGCCCTGGGCCGCGGCCATCGCCACCGTGCTCGTGGGCGCCGTCTCCACCAGCCTGGTGCTGGCGCTCTCCCCGTCCTCGCCTCCTTCCCCCACGGCCATTTCCTCCTCTCTCCCGGAGACGCACCCATGA
- a CDS encoding type VI secretion system protein — protein sequence MSAPSTSLHTALQRLGATGKHRERRYQVPWLMLVGEPGSGRTSLAAGAHLRRPYGSPTRKELEAGGWGVWLFDQGVVLDMPGLTEQPTPEWQDALRSLKQLRGQRPVDGLMLTVPASRLTGPQALDDVGLERMAQGLFERLQALRSELGVRAPVYVVITQSDLIPGFAAFCRTLPPHRRDEMLGWSSPASPQEPYSPAWVDTAFQVIHQELCALQLELLAAGQGAQADRESAFLFPSELRALARPVSRLLDVLFQSSTFAQPALLRGIYFCGDPVPQGAAGLGGAPRTPAFITHLLERKAFPESGLASPDAEAARRNRRGVGLLQGALAVCVLLAALVLGLLWKSTRAPKPLPEPPPAVTVASPPEVSEPPPPQKPAQARRRPGRTLGKALAFDDAPPPQPIRNGASTFDDAPPPPTH from the coding sequence ATGAGCGCACCTTCCACCTCTCTCCACACGGCGCTGCAACGGCTGGGCGCCACCGGCAAGCACCGCGAGCGCCGCTACCAGGTGCCCTGGCTGATGCTCGTGGGCGAGCCGGGCTCGGGCCGCACCTCGCTGGCGGCGGGTGCCCACCTGCGCCGCCCCTATGGCTCTCCTACGCGCAAGGAGCTGGAGGCCGGCGGCTGGGGCGTCTGGCTCTTCGACCAGGGCGTGGTGCTCGACATGCCCGGCCTCACGGAGCAACCCACGCCAGAGTGGCAGGACGCCCTCCGGAGCCTGAAGCAGCTCCGGGGCCAGCGGCCCGTGGACGGGCTGATGCTGACGGTGCCCGCCTCGCGCCTGACGGGCCCGCAGGCCCTGGATGACGTGGGGCTGGAGCGCATGGCGCAGGGCCTCTTCGAGAGACTGCAAGCCCTGCGCAGCGAGCTGGGCGTGCGCGCGCCCGTGTATGTCGTCATCACCCAGTCGGATCTGATCCCCGGCTTCGCCGCCTTCTGCCGCACCCTGCCGCCGCACAGGCGGGACGAGATGCTCGGCTGGTCCAGCCCCGCCTCGCCCCAGGAGCCCTACTCTCCCGCCTGGGTGGACACGGCCTTCCAGGTCATCCACCAAGAGCTCTGCGCCCTCCAGCTCGAGCTGCTCGCAGCGGGGCAAGGAGCGCAGGCGGACCGGGAGTCCGCGTTCCTCTTCCCCTCCGAGCTGCGCGCGCTCGCGCGGCCGGTGAGCCGGCTGCTCGACGTCCTCTTCCAATCCTCCACCTTCGCCCAGCCGGCCCTGCTGCGAGGGATCTACTTCTGCGGCGACCCCGTGCCGCAAGGCGCCGCCGGGCTGGGTGGGGCTCCTCGCACGCCCGCTTTCATCACCCACCTGCTGGAGCGCAAGGCCTTCCCCGAGAGCGGCTTGGCCAGCCCGGATGCCGAGGCCGCGCGCCGCAACCGGAGGGGTGTGGGCCTGCTGCAGGGCGCGCTCGCCGTCTGCGTGCTGCTGGCGGCGCTCGTGCTGGGCCTGCTGTGGAAGAGCACGCGTGCTCCTAAGCCGCTCCCGGAACCGCCCCCCGCAGTCACTGTGGCAAGCCCCCCTGAAGTCTCCGAGCCGCCCCCACCGCAGAAGCCGGCTCAAGCCCGGCGCCGCCCAGGCCGCACGCTCGGCAAGGCCCTCGCCTTCGACGACGCCCCTCCGCCCCAGCCGATCCGCAACGGCGCCTCGACCTTCGATGACGCGCCCCCTCCTCCCACCCATTGA
- the tssA gene encoding type VI secretion system protein TssA: protein MADVLPSPAPDLEPLLRPISPEAPSGRSLRYEPLYDQLREARREDDPTLPQGVWQAPLKRANWAQVVELCQHALTRDSKDLQLAAWLTEAWGFQQGFAGLARGLWLTRALVERFWDSLWPALEEGDAEARLAPLTWLDDRLPTVLGQVPLVRTQGPNAVSHGFADWQQILHQEKRGGAPKAASDEEEEADSAEEGPLTRERFLDIASQMPAVGLGTLAREMDALLKASSALEQALDAKLGRASALLRRTREVLGGLQALATTLRASSAKEEPGAVAGTPADGESPELPTGPGTNPRAIRSREEAYQWLSLASDYLRRTEPHSPVPYLVKRAVLWGQLPLEQLLQELIPNASHLEAIHSLLGMKLEKK from the coding sequence ATGGCCGACGTTCTCCCCTCTCCTGCACCGGACCTCGAGCCGCTCCTGCGGCCGATCTCTCCCGAAGCGCCCTCGGGCCGCAGCCTGCGCTATGAGCCCCTCTACGATCAGCTCCGGGAGGCCCGGCGCGAGGATGACCCCACGCTGCCCCAAGGCGTGTGGCAGGCCCCCCTCAAGCGGGCCAACTGGGCCCAAGTGGTGGAGCTCTGCCAGCACGCGCTGACGCGCGACTCGAAGGATCTGCAGCTGGCCGCATGGCTCACGGAGGCCTGGGGGTTTCAGCAGGGCTTCGCGGGGCTGGCGCGCGGGCTGTGGCTGACCCGCGCGCTGGTGGAGCGCTTCTGGGACTCGCTCTGGCCCGCTCTCGAGGAGGGGGACGCGGAGGCCCGGCTCGCCCCTTTGACGTGGCTCGATGACAGGCTCCCCACGGTCCTCGGCCAGGTCCCGCTCGTCCGAACCCAGGGCCCCAACGCCGTGAGCCACGGCTTCGCGGATTGGCAGCAGATCCTCCACCAGGAGAAGCGCGGCGGAGCCCCGAAGGCCGCGTCCGATGAGGAGGAAGAGGCCGACAGCGCCGAGGAAGGCCCGCTGACGCGGGAGCGCTTCCTGGACATCGCCTCCCAGATGCCGGCCGTGGGCCTTGGCACGCTCGCGCGGGAGATGGACGCCTTGCTGAAGGCCAGCTCCGCGCTGGAACAGGCACTCGACGCCAAGCTGGGGCGCGCCAGCGCGCTGCTGCGCCGCACCCGCGAGGTCCTCGGAGGCCTCCAGGCCCTGGCCACCACGCTGCGCGCCAGCTCCGCGAAGGAGGAACCAGGGGCGGTGGCGGGCACCCCGGCGGATGGAGAATCTCCCGAGCTCCCTACGGGCCCGGGGACGAACCCGCGCGCCATCCGCAGCCGGGAAGAGGCCTACCAATGGCTGAGCCTCGCCTCGGACTACCTGCGGCGCACCGAGCCACACAGCCCCGTCCCCTACCTGGTCAAGCGCGCCGTGCTCTGGGGGCAGTTGCCTCTCGAGCAGCTCCTCCAGGAGCTGATCCCCAACGCCTCCCACCTGGAGGCCATCCACTCCCTGCTCGGAATGAAGCTGGAGAAGAAGTGA
- the tssE gene encoding type VI secretion system baseplate subunit TssE, with protein MSRDNQTSGFAAPLLDRLTDTESVSWLDEEQLRASVRREVAHALSTRCTLTLEQAGALEPHERSALDYGLPDLRPLGTTAAEALHLERLIAHAVEAYEPRLRQIQVSVQLPPEEEGSPVALITARLVQSPINESISLPLRLDRSGRLVEVEHER; from the coding sequence ATGTCCCGAGACAACCAGACCTCCGGATTCGCGGCGCCCCTGCTGGACAGGCTCACGGACACAGAGAGCGTGTCCTGGCTCGATGAAGAACAGCTGCGCGCCTCGGTGAGGCGCGAGGTGGCGCACGCGTTGAGCACCCGCTGCACGCTCACCTTGGAGCAGGCCGGCGCGCTCGAGCCTCATGAGCGCTCGGCCCTGGACTATGGGCTACCGGACCTGCGGCCACTCGGGACAACCGCCGCCGAGGCCCTGCACCTGGAGCGGCTCATCGCCCATGCGGTCGAGGCCTACGAGCCACGCCTGCGGCAGATCCAGGTCTCCGTCCAGCTTCCTCCCGAGGAGGAGGGCTCCCCCGTCGCGCTGATCACCGCCCGGCTGGTTCAGAGCCCAATCAACGAGTCCATCTCCCTCCCGCTGCGGCTGGACCGGAGCGGGAGGCTGGTGGAGGTGGAGCACGAGCGCTGA
- the tssB gene encoding type VI secretion system contractile sheath small subunit, translated as MPAKESTQHILTRIRPPRVQITYDVEIGDAVEQKELPLVVGILADLAGQQQELPRLKERKFVEIDRDNFDEVMAATGPRLRLSVPDKLREDGGSMAVELRFQSMDSFHPRQLVEQIEPLRKLLESRQRLVDLLAKLDGNDALAELLRSVLADKSRLQALEAELKAPTEH; from the coding sequence ATGCCCGCGAAGGAAAGCACTCAACACATCCTGACCCGGATCCGGCCCCCTCGGGTGCAGATCACCTACGACGTGGAGATCGGTGACGCGGTGGAGCAGAAGGAGCTGCCGCTGGTGGTCGGCATCCTGGCGGATCTGGCAGGGCAGCAGCAGGAGCTCCCGCGGCTGAAGGAACGCAAGTTCGTCGAGATCGACCGCGACAACTTCGACGAGGTGATGGCCGCCACCGGGCCGAGGCTGCGGCTGTCCGTGCCGGACAAGCTCCGCGAGGACGGCGGCAGCATGGCCGTGGAGCTGCGATTCCAAAGCATGGACTCGTTCCACCCGCGCCAGCTCGTCGAGCAGATCGAGCCGCTGCGCAAGCTCCTGGAGTCGCGCCAGCGGCTGGTGGACCTGCTGGCCAAGCTGGACGGCAACGACGCGCTGGCGGAGCTGCTGCGGTCCGTGCTGGCGGACAAGTCCCGCCTCCAGGCGCTCGAGGCCGAGCTGAAGGCTCCCACGGAGCACTGA
- the tssC gene encoding type VI secretion system contractile sheath large subunit, translated as MFEEGTQEATQEPPRQQQTQTLQPEQGLLTRIIEEGRLAREDGQQPRARELVGEFVEQALTQDSVSPEADLVALIHQRIARIDELLGAQLDEVLHAEPFQRLEASWRGLHLMVHDTETGTNLKLRVLHATKKELLEDLERAPEFDQSALFKKLYEEEYGTFGGQPYGVLLGDYEFGRSPRDVALLEGISHVAAAAHAPFISAASPSLFDLDSFTDIGAPRDLARTFESTELIRYRSFRDSEDARYVGLVLPHVLMRLPYGEDTAPVEGFGYREDVDGRDHHKYLWGNAAYALGLRITHAFAQYQWCANIRGVESGGIVQGLPTHTFRTDEGDIAQKCPTEVAITDRREKELSDLGFITLCHSKGTDYAAFFGAQTAHKPRRYDTPQANANAELSSQLPYILASSRFAHYLKVIMRDKVGGFASSQEISAFLNRWISQYVQTNENASFSIKARQPLREARVDVAEVPGHPGTYRAVVFLRPHFQLNELTASIRLVAELPQPAA; from the coding sequence ATGTTCGAGGAAGGCACGCAAGAAGCCACGCAGGAACCCCCGCGGCAGCAACAGACGCAGACCCTGCAGCCAGAGCAAGGGCTGCTCACGCGCATCATCGAGGAGGGCCGGCTGGCGCGAGAGGACGGCCAGCAGCCTCGCGCCCGGGAGCTGGTGGGCGAGTTCGTGGAGCAGGCCCTCACCCAAGACTCCGTCTCGCCCGAGGCGGATCTGGTGGCGCTCATCCACCAGCGCATCGCGCGCATCGACGAGCTGCTGGGCGCGCAGCTGGACGAGGTGCTCCACGCCGAGCCCTTCCAGCGGCTGGAGGCCTCGTGGCGGGGCCTGCACCTGATGGTCCACGACACGGAGACGGGGACAAACCTGAAGCTCCGGGTGCTCCACGCCACGAAGAAGGAGCTGCTTGAGGATCTGGAGCGGGCACCCGAGTTCGATCAGAGCGCCCTCTTCAAGAAGCTCTACGAGGAGGAGTACGGCACCTTCGGCGGGCAGCCATACGGGGTCCTCCTCGGCGACTACGAGTTCGGCCGGAGCCCGCGGGACGTGGCGCTGCTGGAAGGAATCTCCCACGTGGCCGCCGCCGCGCACGCGCCCTTCATCTCCGCGGCCAGTCCCTCGCTGTTCGATCTGGACAGCTTCACGGACATCGGGGCGCCGAGGGATCTGGCGCGCACCTTCGAGAGCACGGAGCTCATCCGCTACCGCAGCTTCCGGGACTCGGAGGACGCGCGGTACGTGGGGCTGGTGCTGCCCCACGTGCTGATGCGGTTGCCCTACGGCGAGGACACGGCGCCGGTGGAGGGCTTCGGCTACCGCGAGGACGTGGACGGTCGCGATCACCACAAGTACCTGTGGGGCAACGCGGCCTATGCGCTGGGCCTGCGCATCACCCACGCCTTCGCGCAGTACCAGTGGTGCGCCAACATCCGCGGGGTAGAGAGCGGCGGCATCGTCCAGGGGCTGCCCACGCACACCTTCCGCACGGACGAGGGAGACATCGCCCAGAAGTGCCCCACGGAGGTGGCCATCACCGACCGGCGCGAAAAGGAGCTCAGCGATCTGGGCTTCATCACCCTGTGCCACAGCAAGGGCACCGACTACGCGGCCTTCTTCGGCGCGCAGACGGCCCACAAGCCCCGCCGCTACGACACGCCCCAGGCCAACGCCAACGCGGAGCTGTCCTCGCAGCTGCCGTACATCCTGGCCTCGTCGCGCTTCGCGCACTACCTCAAGGTCATCATGCGCGACAAGGTGGGCGGCTTCGCTTCCAGCCAGGAAATCTCCGCCTTCCTCAACCGGTGGATCAGCCAGTACGTGCAGACCAACGAGAACGCCTCCTTCTCCATCAAGGCCCGCCAGCCGCTGCGCGAGGCCCGGGTGGACGTGGCCGAGGTCCCTGGCCACCCTGGCACGTACCGGGCGGTGGTGTTCCTGCGCCCCCACTTCCAGCTCAACGAGCTGACCGCCTCGATCCGCCTGGTGGCGGAGCTGCCCCAGCCGGCCGCATGA